The following proteins are co-located in the Paenibacillus sp. FSL H8-0079 genome:
- a CDS encoding S-layer homology domain-containing protein, which yields MYTAEIRKKPWQRMSMLVLSFILAIGTLPMSLAQAEATDQTPVGPGGVGSPSLWLRPERVNGVASGEKVSIWEDQGSKVNNATQNEVDNQPIYWDDKSHNINFNPVLEYNGTSSFMNLDVSKLPQGKSPRSIITVSKTNITGVIRYITSWGSHTGPYTGMGMLQVDTRGGLTTFNSSPNQTLYSPDSFMETTFPNELFVTWTGGNTESNIARLYSKMKKVQDLNGYGKEFNKEWDTGNSDGAVVGKLIPATAINKSYWQGTIEEIIVFDHALTDPERQKVSTYLAIKYGYTLDQATANSYFDSNMDMIWDSSVNKVYTHRITSIGRDDQSGLMQKQAKAQEQGSTLTLALGDSVKDTNSTNKNKFSNDSSFFTFGDNGSSTEFKTPITKDEKKLLGMERIYKVHKSKWAETQITLQVDETGDTPELPQYVVISGDDQFGAPDSIHLIENGEVTLNTSNFGPNSYFTIATAATPLTVPDVTLTDDELKWEAVEHADKYEVTIELEDGKKRTVEVTDIVLNLSQLEPPLEAGAYTVTVRAKTNNPAYSDSKGSNSKSYVVAIDKAKLKAKADEINGKIETGELDEEEYTPETWQTLQDALGVAESVFDDENATPEHVEKAYQDLVDARKGLTKKPGTGVDTSVLKNEHDRIQGENLNEMKYTVDSWKTLDDAMKEAERVLADENAAQEQVDKAHQDLVDAWEGLTEVPGTDPSSLQTLIPSSGSLSPAFDPAKDTYTISVTNSVYQFQLTPTAIDPLSKIEIAVGDGEWNEVTSGSASENLPLQVGGNTIVVKVTDSLGHVTKYKINVNRAASDNGNNGGGNNGGGGNTGGNSGSTPVPAPVPTATPTPAPVKDNLETTQDGSHQPYATSKPSDDNQTWVQVDPAKLNVAMSQGTGQQFAIHSPNDGDMKVDGLTLETLKQLVDQGSKLNISNPLAIYPVPGGKMDLNGVSRQLGNAALNDIDVHIDIARSSDALIDSAETRAASQGYELLVTPVDLDLTFTKDGQTVRSDQLNGYAPKYIALPEGIDPNRITTGVIINPDGSIFHVPTVVTKISSRYYALINDLRSSGSYSVIWNPQDFEDARSHWGKTDVNNIAARLDLQGNGDNTFSPNRQVTRSEFAEIVVLGLGLMRQDAPQNLFPDVNDSAWFRSAVALANEFGIVRGYDNGNFYGNQEITREQGFAMVARAYRLIEPEAAISPDQMNSELERYSDAANVSNWAKEDVAQLIAAGIIQGNGPEVLSPKTTMTRAEVTALIARMLKVTNLIDQ from the coding sequence ATGTACACAGCAGAAATCCGGAAGAAACCATGGCAAAGAATGTCCATGCTGGTTCTTTCCTTTATTCTGGCGATTGGAACGTTGCCAATGAGTTTAGCTCAAGCGGAGGCGACTGACCAGACTCCTGTTGGTCCGGGCGGAGTTGGATCCCCTTCACTATGGCTACGACCAGAGCGGGTAAACGGAGTTGCCAGCGGCGAAAAGGTGAGTATCTGGGAAGATCAAGGCAGTAAAGTAAATAACGCAACGCAAAATGAGGTCGATAACCAACCAATTTATTGGGATGATAAGAGTCATAATATTAATTTCAATCCGGTATTGGAATATAACGGCACGAGTAGTTTTATGAATCTGGATGTAAGTAAGCTTCCTCAAGGGAAGAGTCCCAGATCAATTATTACGGTTAGTAAAACTAATATAACTGGAGTAATCAGATATATCACTTCCTGGGGCAGTCATACGGGGCCTTATACGGGTATGGGGATGCTGCAAGTTGACACAAGGGGCGGCTTGACGACATTTAACAGTTCCCCTAACCAGACATTATACTCTCCCGACAGCTTTATGGAAACGACGTTTCCAAACGAGCTATTTGTTACTTGGACAGGTGGGAACACGGAATCCAACATAGCTAGATTATACAGCAAAATGAAAAAGGTACAGGATCTGAATGGATATGGAAAAGAATTTAATAAGGAGTGGGATACCGGTAATTCTGACGGAGCTGTAGTTGGTAAGCTTATCCCGGCAACTGCAATTAATAAAAGCTATTGGCAGGGTACAATTGAAGAAATTATCGTATTTGACCATGCTCTGACGGACCCAGAACGTCAAAAAGTCAGTACATATCTGGCAATCAAATACGGCTATACGCTGGATCAGGCTACAGCCAATTCATATTTTGATTCCAACATGGATATGATCTGGGATTCAAGTGTAAATAAGGTCTATACCCATCGCATTACAAGCATCGGTCGAGATGATCAGAGCGGCTTAATGCAGAAACAAGCCAAAGCGCAGGAACAGGGATCTACGTTGACGCTTGCATTGGGAGACAGTGTTAAGGATACCAATTCTACAAATAAAAATAAATTTTCAAATGATTCTTCTTTCTTTACGTTTGGTGACAATGGTTCAAGTACTGAATTCAAAACACCGATTACGAAAGATGAGAAAAAACTGCTTGGGATGGAGCGTATCTACAAAGTACATAAATCAAAATGGGCTGAAACACAAATTACACTTCAAGTGGACGAAACGGGGGATACCCCGGAGTTGCCTCAGTATGTTGTAATCAGCGGCGATGATCAATTTGGTGCTCCAGACTCAATACATTTAATTGAGAACGGCGAAGTAACCCTTAATACCTCAAACTTTGGTCCGAACTCGTACTTTACTATTGCAACTGCTGCCACTCCTTTGACGGTACCAGACGTTACACTGACCGACGATGAGTTGAAATGGGAAGCAGTTGAGCATGCAGATAAATATGAAGTAACAATTGAACTGGAAGACGGCAAGAAGCGGACGGTAGAGGTAACCGATATAGTACTTAACCTGTCGCAATTGGAACCGCCGCTGGAAGCTGGCGCTTACACGGTGACAGTCAGAGCGAAGACGAACAACCCAGCCTATTCAGATTCAAAAGGGTCGAATTCGAAAAGTTACGTTGTTGCTATTGATAAGGCGAAGCTGAAAGCCAAAGCTGATGAAATTAACGGTAAGATCGAAACGGGCGAACTGGACGAAGAGGAGTACACACCAGAAACATGGCAAACGCTGCAAGATGCGTTAGGAGTTGCTGAATCCGTGTTCGACGACGAGAATGCAACACCGGAACACGTGGAAAAGGCTTATCAGGATTTGGTGGATGCCCGGAAGGGGCTTACCAAAAAGCCTGGTACTGGTGTCGACACGTCAGTGCTGAAAAATGAACATGATAGAATCCAGGGTGAAAACCTGAATGAAATGAAGTATACGGTAGATAGCTGGAAGACACTTGATGATGCGATGAAAGAAGCTGAGCGGGTACTGGCTGACGAGAATGCAGCACAAGAACAAGTAGACAAAGCTCATCAGGATTTAGTGGATGCTTGGGAGGGTCTCACTGAAGTACCCGGAACAGACCCATCTTCACTGCAGACGCTGATCCCATCCTCCGGAAGTTTGTCTCCGGCCTTTGATCCTGCTAAAGACACGTACACAATTTCTGTGACGAATAGCGTATATCAATTCCAGTTAACGCCAACAGCAATTGATCCACTTTCCAAGATTGAAATAGCTGTTGGAGATGGAGAATGGAACGAGGTTACAAGTGGTAGTGCAAGTGAGAATTTACCTCTTCAAGTTGGAGGAAATACGATTGTTGTTAAAGTCACGGACTCACTTGGCCATGTTACGAAGTACAAAATCAACGTGAACAGAGCAGCCAGTGACAATGGTAACAACGGTGGAGGAAACAATGGCGGCGGTGGAAATACAGGAGGTAACAGTGGAAGCACACCAGTACCTGCGCCAGTACCCACAGCAACGCCAACTCCGGCACCGGTGAAGGATAATCTGGAAACAACCCAGGATGGCAGTCACCAGCCTTACGCGACTTCCAAGCCTTCTGACGACAACCAAACATGGGTTCAAGTTGATCCAGCCAAATTGAACGTCGCCATGTCACAAGGCACAGGGCAGCAGTTCGCGATTCATTCGCCGAATGATGGTGATATGAAGGTGGACGGTTTAACCCTGGAAACACTGAAACAATTGGTAGATCAAGGTTCCAAACTGAACATTAGCAATCCGTTGGCGATCTATCCGGTACCTGGCGGTAAAATGGACTTGAATGGTGTGTCCAGACAGCTTGGTAATGCAGCATTGAATGATATTGATGTCCATATTGATATTGCACGTTCCTCGGATGCGTTGATTGACAGCGCCGAAACGAGAGCCGCTTCTCAAGGATACGAATTACTTGTGACACCGGTTGATCTGGATCTGACGTTTACGAAAGATGGACAAACCGTTAGATCCGACCAGCTGAACGGCTATGCACCGAAGTATATTGCACTTCCAGAAGGTATCGATCCGAATCGGATTACCACAGGTGTAATCATTAATCCGGACGGTAGCATCTTCCATGTACCAACGGTTGTTACCAAGATCAGTAGTCGTTACTATGCACTCATTAATGACTTGCGTAGTAGCGGAAGTTACTCGGTTATCTGGAACCCGCAGGATTTTGAAGATGCCAGATCTCATTGGGGCAAAACCGATGTGAACAACATCGCTGCAAGATTGGATTTGCAAGGTAATGGAGATAACACATTCTCACCGAACCGTCAGGTTACCCGTTCTGAGTTTGCCGAGATTGTTGTACTTGGACTGGGCTTAATGCGTCAGGATGCACCACAGAATCTATTCCCTGACGTTAACGATTCCGCATGGTTCCGCTCTGCGGTAGCCCTTGCGAATGAATTCGGTATCGTTCGCGGTTACGATAATGGTAACTTCTACGGTAATCAGGAAATCACACGTGAGCAGGGATTTGCCATGGTTGCTCGTGCCTACCGTCTGATTGAACCAGAAGCGGCAATCAGCCCGGATCAGATGAATTCTGAACTGGAACGTTACAGTGATGCAGCGAATGTATCGAATTGGGCAAAAGAAGATGTAGCCCAGTTGATTGCAGCTGGAATCATCCAAGGTAACGGGCCAGAGGTGCTGAGTCCGAAGACCACGATGACCCGTGCTGAGGTCACCGCATTGATTGCAAGAATGTTGAAAGTAACAAACTTGATTGATCAATAA
- a CDS encoding cytoplasmic protein — protein MNNTIYLRRANKLIIESNEGKQQLPKTHLATALKNIEALGYTFSDELMQAMRQLSKEQFEAVYIQLVADLRVLVGAHVKYKPMYAGFPMQVMQADEAELYLNAIIHYLTHLNVVYPDQQFVERTPLLEKTDLKVIGLGNKQAFQTLIRQVIEAKGSISETDKADIDTVLEHADPEEVDALLPAEIPFKENVGFVVASLLKHEKANIDRIGPYFKTASDVLRLVVAWSNGDVSLAAASPFRKFKRRERRLLLGLLEQCGSIIEDMLRYKDRWIRLGEILHPSEYKLRYPRCEEAFDILRNNKPYSTFNGSVELAFQYRNVWSLIDLLSQRPGEFARRLDHLLRMTEDEAYVLLAFGEVIPQVSTPVLLQVRQHFAQRNERQDLRVFFPKGNVAKAFAVPNELPEIDEATCQDVVQLCERALIERFAALAPLGKTYVDPQLHDYLVPFSQRSASKALHTIVRGSRVPMAEGDTIRFFNWWKEGDVDGQSTGRVDIDLSAVMYDKDWNYVEHISYTNLRSSNYKAVHSGDIVTAPNGASEFIDLHIPSIVAYGGRYVVATLLSFTSHPYCDLPECFVGWMMRKKPGSGEIFEPSTVANKIDITADMQIAIPVIMDLVERTVIWTDLALTSHPDYYNNVEGNQKGMVLMGKALTNLRKPDLHDLFMLHAKARGELVDTMDQADTIYSVDQGVTPYDIEQIMAEYLV, from the coding sequence ATGAACAATACAATCTATTTGCGCAGAGCGAACAAACTCATTATCGAATCAAACGAAGGGAAACAACAGTTACCGAAGACTCATCTGGCGACTGCCCTTAAAAATATTGAAGCACTCGGATACACCTTCTCGGATGAGTTAATGCAGGCGATGCGGCAGCTGTCCAAGGAACAATTTGAAGCAGTATATATTCAACTTGTAGCTGATCTGAGAGTCTTGGTCGGCGCACATGTGAAATACAAACCGATGTATGCAGGATTCCCGATGCAGGTAATGCAAGCGGATGAAGCCGAGTTATATCTCAATGCGATTATTCATTATCTGACTCATCTGAATGTTGTCTATCCGGATCAACAATTTGTGGAGAGAACGCCTTTACTGGAGAAGACGGACTTAAAAGTCATTGGTTTGGGCAACAAACAAGCATTCCAGACGCTGATCCGCCAGGTCATTGAAGCCAAGGGTTCCATCTCGGAAACAGACAAGGCAGATATCGATACGGTATTGGAACATGCAGACCCTGAAGAAGTAGATGCGCTATTACCCGCCGAGATTCCGTTCAAAGAAAATGTGGGCTTTGTGGTTGCCTCGCTGTTGAAACATGAAAAGGCGAACATCGACCGGATCGGTCCGTACTTCAAAACCGCAAGTGATGTTCTCCGTCTGGTTGTCGCGTGGTCTAATGGTGATGTCAGCCTGGCAGCAGCGTCTCCCTTTCGGAAATTCAAACGTCGCGAAAGACGCTTGCTACTCGGATTGTTGGAGCAGTGCGGTTCAATAATCGAGGATATGCTGCGCTATAAGGATCGCTGGATTCGCCTTGGCGAAATTCTTCATCCTTCGGAATATAAGCTTCGGTATCCGCGATGCGAAGAAGCCTTTGATATTTTGCGTAATAATAAGCCGTATTCGACCTTCAACGGAAGTGTGGAGCTTGCCTTCCAATATCGGAATGTCTGGAGTCTGATCGATCTGTTGTCACAGCGTCCAGGTGAATTCGCGAGAAGACTGGATCACTTGCTGCGGATGACCGAAGATGAAGCGTATGTGCTGCTGGCATTTGGTGAAGTTATACCGCAAGTATCCACCCCGGTGTTATTGCAGGTGAGACAGCATTTTGCTCAGCGTAATGAACGGCAGGATCTGCGTGTCTTCTTCCCGAAAGGCAATGTAGCCAAAGCTTTTGCTGTTCCGAATGAGCTGCCAGAGATCGATGAAGCCACGTGTCAGGATGTCGTGCAATTGTGCGAGCGGGCATTGATAGAGCGCTTCGCAGCCCTTGCCCCGCTTGGAAAGACCTATGTCGATCCGCAGCTCCATGATTATCTGGTACCCTTTTCCCAGAGATCGGCGAGTAAGGCTCTGCATACCATTGTTCGTGGGAGTCGTGTACCAATGGCCGAGGGAGATACGATTCGTTTCTTCAACTGGTGGAAAGAGGGGGACGTGGATGGCCAGTCTACAGGGCGCGTAGACATTGACTTGTCTGCGGTGATGTACGATAAGGACTGGAACTATGTGGAGCATATTTCCTATACGAATCTGCGATCCTCTAACTATAAGGCTGTTCATAGCGGAGATATCGTGACCGCACCTAACGGAGCAAGTGAGTTCATTGATCTGCATATTCCATCCATCGTGGCCTATGGTGGACGATATGTGGTGGCGACACTGCTATCGTTTACCAGTCATCCGTATTGTGATCTGCCCGAATGTTTTGTGGGCTGGATGATGCGGAAGAAACCGGGGTCTGGCGAGATTTTCGAACCGTCCACCGTAGCGAACAAAATCGATATTACCGCGGATATGCAGATTGCGATCCCTGTCATTATGGACCTGGTCGAACGTACCGTCATCTGGACAGATCTGGCGCTGACAAGCCATCCGGATTACTACAACAATGTGGAAGGCAATCAAAAAGGTATGGTTCTGATGGGCAAAGCGCTAACGAATTTACGCAAACCCGATCTGCATGACTTGTTCATGCTCCATGCCAAAGCTAGAGGAGAACTGGTGGATACAATGGATCAGGCAGATACGATCTATTCGGTGGATCAAGGCGTTACGCCGTACGATATCGAGCAGATCATGGCGGAGTATCTGGTTTGA
- a CDS encoding TetR/AcrR family transcriptional regulator codes for MSNKNNPTPDGEVTHTDSIVAQVPEKTLRADAKKNRDKLLRVAHEIFKTEGIAVSMDEIAKRTGVGIGTVYRHFPTKEDLFGAVIASHKMRLMEEADQLLHHDDPGEAFFQYFTKIISEGIANKAITDALVSSLTIDTGRSEIANQFWRGITRLLERAQQHGSVRADASIEDIKIMLIGVLQATGNRGIFPERVVSILCDGLRNG; via the coding sequence ATGTCTAATAAAAACAATCCTACTCCTGACGGTGAGGTTACGCATACAGATTCCATCGTCGCTCAGGTTCCAGAGAAGACACTGCGTGCAGATGCCAAGAAAAATCGGGACAAGCTGCTCCGTGTCGCGCATGAAATTTTTAAAACCGAGGGCATTGCTGTCTCAATGGATGAGATTGCAAAGCGTACCGGTGTCGGTATAGGCACGGTCTATCGCCATTTCCCAACGAAGGAAGATCTGTTCGGGGCTGTCATCGCCAGCCACAAGATGCGTCTGATGGAAGAGGCTGATCAATTGCTTCATCACGACGATCCGGGCGAAGCATTTTTTCAATATTTCACCAAAATCATAAGCGAGGGGATTGCCAACAAGGCGATTACCGATGCTCTTGTTAGCAGTTTGACTATAGACACTGGCCGCTCAGAGATAGCCAATCAGTTCTGGCGTGGCATTACCCGACTGCTAGAGCGAGCGCAGCAACATGGCTCCGTGCGGGCGGATGCCAGCATTGAGGATATTAAAATCATGCTGATCGGTGTGCTTCAAGCCACCGGGAATCGAGGAATTTTCCCGGAACGCGTTGTATCGATCCTGTGTGATGGTCTGCGTAACGGTTAG
- a CDS encoding rhamnogalacturonan lyase B N-terminal domain-containing protein: MNQRIVRKALGLLLIVVMIATAAVYPASTGHAATINVTDNGSRIEVNTGSGLVYVVNKTNGDIISAKMNGTELNSNRGSHIGSGLGSSANVTWNTSPSGSTVLITVSTSTLTHYYASRGGENIIYMATHITAQPSIGELRYIFRGNGSVLTGVPANSNNRGNTGAIESQDVFGFANGQSASKYYGNDQAKDLSVRGVTGNGVGVFMAYGNREKSSGGPFFRDIQFQSGTETEVYNYMNSGHAQTENWRLGLHGPYALIFTTGGTPSVPDFSWMSGLNLQGWVSSRGNVVLNGLSGMDAGYAYTIGFANSSAQYWVGTSSSGAAAKYSMIPGTYTMTAYKGELAVYTETVSVTAGQTTTLNTRTINNDPSQASSIWRIGNWDGTPREFLNGQTIPIRHPSDSRNPSWGPVTYATGSATNRFPAIQFRGQNSPTTITFNLNASQAASSHMLNIGITAAYNNGRPSVTVNGHALTNPAASSQPNSRSFTIGTYRGNNTTFSWNVPASYFVNGSNTITITPISGSSDLGNWLSAGWVYDCVELLN; this comes from the coding sequence ATGAATCAACGTATAGTGAGAAAGGCGCTTGGCTTGCTTTTAATAGTCGTTATGATCGCAACAGCTGCTGTATACCCTGCATCTACCGGACACGCGGCAACCATTAATGTTACCGATAACGGCTCCAGAATTGAAGTGAACACCGGTTCAGGATTAGTCTATGTGGTGAACAAAACTAATGGCGATATTATCTCGGCGAAAATGAACGGTACGGAGCTAAACAGCAACAGGGGATCGCATATCGGTTCAGGATTGGGCTCCTCCGCCAATGTAACTTGGAATACCTCTCCTTCAGGATCGACCGTGTTAATCACGGTATCGACAAGCACACTAACTCACTATTATGCTTCGCGTGGTGGAGAGAACATCATATACATGGCAACGCATATCACGGCTCAACCTTCGATCGGGGAGCTGCGTTACATTTTCCGCGGTAATGGTAGTGTGTTGACGGGTGTTCCGGCCAATTCAAATAATCGGGGCAACACAGGGGCGATCGAGAGTCAGGATGTATTTGGTTTCGCAAATGGTCAAAGTGCCTCGAAATATTATGGTAATGATCAGGCTAAAGATTTATCCGTTCGTGGGGTCACGGGTAATGGCGTCGGTGTATTTATGGCCTACGGCAATCGGGAAAAAAGCTCTGGTGGACCATTCTTCCGTGACATCCAGTTCCAAAGTGGAACAGAGACGGAAGTATATAATTATATGAACTCGGGACATGCACAGACGGAAAATTGGCGTCTGGGTCTGCATGGGCCGTACGCTTTGATCTTCACAACGGGTGGTACGCCGAGTGTACCCGATTTCAGCTGGATGTCTGGTCTGAATCTGCAAGGTTGGGTATCCAGTCGGGGGAATGTCGTGCTTAATGGTCTCAGCGGGATGGATGCAGGTTATGCGTACACGATTGGTTTCGCCAATAGCAGTGCCCAGTATTGGGTAGGGACGTCTTCAAGTGGGGCGGCCGCTAAATACAGTATGATCCCGGGGACGTACACCATGACAGCCTATAAAGGAGAACTGGCCGTATACACGGAAACGGTTAGTGTTACAGCAGGACAAACGACGACACTGAATACGCGTACGATCAATAATGATCCGAGTCAAGCCTCCAGCATCTGGCGAATCGGTAACTGGGATGGTACACCACGGGAATTCCTGAATGGACAGACGATACCGATTCGTCACCCTTCCGATAGTCGCAACCCAAGCTGGGGGCCTGTCACTTATGCTACCGGTAGCGCGACTAATCGATTCCCGGCAATCCAGTTCCGTGGTCAGAATTCTCCAACCACAATAACGTTTAACTTGAATGCATCTCAAGCGGCATCTTCTCATATGCTCAACATCGGTATTACCGCAGCCTACAATAATGGCAGACCGAGTGTAACGGTTAATGGACATGCTTTAACCAATCCTGCTGCATCTTCACAGCCCAATTCTCGTAGCTTCACCATTGGTACGTATCGTGGCAACAACACAACCTTTAGCTGGAATGTTCCAGCATCCTACTTCGTGAATGGTTCCAATACTATCACGATTACGCCGATCAGCGGTTCCAGTGACTTGGGTAACTGGTTAAGTGCAGGCTGGGTCTACGATTGTGTTGAGTTGCTGAATTGA
- a CDS encoding response regulator: MRVILVDDEYLALSRLNKLLLEREDCVVIGSFLTAQEAIDQIEIHLPEIVFMDVQMPGMNGIEATERIHEVSPGTEVIFTTAYNEHALTAYGLEVLDYIMKPVTRDRLEKTMKMYQRRTVSASLNIAEGPSMLIRCLGMLQVQVHPNEPPKHMKFRTTKIRELFAYLLHHRNKPIKRDTLLELLWPELDERRGISNLHSGIHRLRSMMNEFMGEDKMVIRYQQFGYLLETGEFRVDVEEWESRLNQLSLLSSSTIVEHRQTSDQYEGKYYGEDDYVWAELERQRLHALWRNHAMQLAQYYIELGQHTEALTLYHRVQQFEPSLEQVGLALMKTYDRLGNKDPVIAQYNQLVTALEQEAGIRPGLEVELWYQQWKNSNI; this comes from the coding sequence ATGAGAGTGATTTTGGTAGATGATGAATATCTCGCTCTGAGCAGGTTGAACAAACTGTTGCTAGAGAGAGAGGATTGCGTAGTTATCGGCTCTTTTCTGACGGCACAGGAAGCCATAGATCAGATCGAAATTCATCTGCCGGAAATCGTCTTCATGGACGTTCAAATGCCGGGGATGAACGGGATCGAGGCGACCGAACGTATCCATGAGGTTTCTCCTGGGACAGAAGTTATTTTCACAACCGCATATAACGAACATGCACTGACGGCCTATGGGCTTGAAGTGCTCGACTATATCATGAAGCCTGTAACACGTGACCGTTTGGAAAAAACGATGAAGATGTATCAACGCCGAACGGTGTCAGCAAGTCTGAATATAGCAGAAGGGCCATCCATGTTGATTCGTTGTCTGGGGATGCTCCAAGTCCAAGTGCACCCAAATGAGCCGCCAAAACATATGAAGTTCAGAACAACCAAGATTAGAGAGTTATTCGCCTATTTGCTCCACCATCGGAACAAACCGATTAAGCGGGATACGCTACTTGAACTGTTGTGGCCAGAGTTGGATGAGCGGAGAGGTATATCCAATCTGCACAGTGGGATCCATCGCTTACGCAGCATGATGAACGAATTCATGGGCGAGGACAAGATGGTCATTCGTTATCAACAGTTTGGTTATCTATTGGAAACAGGAGAATTCAGGGTTGATGTGGAAGAATGGGAAAGTCGTCTTAACCAATTGTCTCTGTTATCCTCGTCTACAATAGTTGAACATCGGCAGACTTCAGATCAATATGAAGGTAAATATTATGGTGAGGATGATTACGTATGGGCTGAGCTGGAGCGTCAGCGCTTGCATGCCCTTTGGCGTAACCACGCCATGCAGCTTGCACAATACTATATTGAACTGGGACAGCACACGGAAGCACTCACATTATATCATCGGGTACAGCAATTCGAGCCTTCATTGGAGCAAGTTGGACTGGCGTTAATGAAGACCTATGATCGATTAGGCAACAAAGATCCTGTGATTGCTCAATATAATCAGTTAGTTACTGCGTTAGAACAAGAGGCGGGCATACGTCCTGGCCTGGAAGTCGAGTTATGGTACCAACAATGGAAAAATTCGAATATTTGA
- a CDS encoding cysteine hydrolase, whose product MPHSMSKSALLIMDMQKSVVSQFVKDREALLPFQKAIETARSHGIPVIYIRVAFRPGYPEISSRNKMFGGIPGRAGAGADAVAAMEAAVQIDESVQPQPDEPIVTKVRVSAFAGSDLEVILRSRQIDTLILSGIATSGVVLSTLREAADKDYALTVLSDACIDADPEVHRVLTEKVFPLQAEVRSVDDWADSLSGTN is encoded by the coding sequence ATGCCACATTCAATGAGCAAAAGTGCGTTGCTGATCATGGATATGCAAAAGAGTGTCGTGTCGCAGTTTGTTAAAGATAGAGAGGCCCTGCTACCATTTCAAAAAGCAATTGAGACTGCACGTAGTCACGGGATTCCTGTGATCTATATAAGAGTGGCGTTCCGCCCGGGTTATCCGGAGATTAGTTCACGCAACAAAATGTTCGGCGGAATTCCTGGTCGGGCTGGAGCTGGAGCAGATGCGGTGGCAGCTATGGAAGCTGCGGTGCAGATTGATGAATCTGTACAACCCCAGCCGGACGAGCCTATTGTGACCAAGGTTCGGGTCAGCGCATTCGCCGGAAGCGATCTGGAGGTCATTCTTCGGTCCCGCCAGATAGACACACTCATTCTTAGTGGGATTGCGACAAGCGGAGTTGTTCTGTCGACTTTGAGGGAGGCTGCGGATAAAGACTATGCGCTCACCGTGCTCTCGGATGCCTGCATCGATGCTGATCCTGAGGTACATCGTGTGCTCACCGAAAAAGTATTCCCTCTTCAGGCAGAGGTTAGATCTGTAGATGACTGGGCAGACTCATTATCCGGTACAAATTAG